Within the Halobaculum limi genome, the region CCCGGTCGAGATGGTCGTTCGCCTCGCTCTCTTCGGCGGCGAGTTCGAGGTAGCCTTCGGCGACGTTCAGTGGGTTGCGGAGGTCGTGGCTGACGACGGACGCGAACCGGTCGAGTTCGTCGTTTCGGCGTCGGAGGTCTTCCTCACGGCGTCGGCGTTCGGTCACGTCTCTGAACAGCAGGACGTGCGCCGCCGTGTCACCAGCCGTATCCGTCAACGCGGTCTGCCGCACGTCGAAACTCCGAGTCTCGCCGTCGGCGCTGAGGTCGACTGTCTCTTCGACGCACCCGGTGTCATCGTCCGGATCCAACAGGCCGACGAGTTCCGCGGGGACGGCTTCGTCGAACTGGTCGCCAGCAGGACCCGACCGGAGATACGGGCGCATCGTCGCGTTGTAGTCGACGAGTCGGCCGTCCGTGTCGACGACCAACACGCCGTCGTCAAGGTGGTCGAGGATCGCACCGCGTGCGACCGGCGCGGCGTCGAGGACGCGGTATCGGTACACGTCCATCGCCAGCAATGCGCCCCCGAAGGGGACCGCAACGACGGTCGGGTCGAACGGAACCGACGTCGGCGCCGCGACCGCGACCACGTTCGACGCCCACGGGACCACCGCGAAGGTGACGACGGCCGCCGCCTGTCGTCTGAACAGCCGTCGGGTTCTGACCGCTCGTCGGACTACGAGGACGGTGCTGATGGCGATGAGGAGGTACGCGTAGCCGACGTGGGCCCAATAGACCGGTCCATAAGGGAATACGCCTCGTGGAATCCCGTCGACGACGACGTACGCTCCGGGGCCGTAGAACAGGTCGTGAAGGTGGGTGGTGGACACGACCGCCGCGAGCGAGACGGCGATGGCGGCCAGTCCGAGCCGAACCCGGCGTGTCGTGAACCAGTTGGTCCCGGCGTACTCGGCCGTGAACAGCAGGTACGCGGGCGCGATACCGATGTATCCAACCTGTCGAACCTGCCGCCAGAATTGGATCTCGCCGATCCCGTCGGCGGTGAACCCGGCGAGCGCCGCGACCGCCGTCACCGCCGCCGCGACCATCAGGAGCGAGAGGTAGCGTGCTCCGCGTTCCCCACGGTTTCGCCACGCGACCACGGCGGTCCAGACGGACACGAGTGCGGCCGCAGCAACGAGAAGCGATACGTCGACCCGTGGCGTCACGAGTTTACTAATTGACAGGTATGATAAAAGCGTATAGTCCCGAGTCTCAGTACTCGTAGAATCCCTTGCCGGTCTTCTTACCGAGGTCGCCGGCGGCAACCTTCCGCTTGAGGAGGTACGCGGGCTTGTAGCGGTCGCCCAGTTCCTCGTGAAGCGTCTCGCTGGCGTCGAGACAGATGTCGAGGCCGATGTGGTCGGCTAGTTCGAGCGGTCCCATCGGGACGTTCGTGCCGAGTTTCATCCCCTTGTCCATATCCTCCTTCGAGGCGACGCCCTCGTCGTACGCGCGGATGCCCTCGTTGATCCACGGCATCAGCACGCGGTTGGTGACGAAGCCGGGTTTGTCGTCGCTCTCCCACGTCTCCTTGCCCAACTCCTCGGCGAACGCGTGCGCCAACTCCGTGACTGCGGGATCGGTCTTCTCGCCGGTGACGACTTCGACGCCCTTCATTACGGGGACCGGATTCATGAAGTGGAGGCCGACGACGAGGGCTTCGCGGTCCGTCGCCGACGCGATGGTCGTAATCGACAGCGTCGAGGTGTTCGTCGCGAGGACGACGTCGTCGTCGGTGACCGCTTCTAGGTCCGCGAAGATGTCCTGTTTCACCTCCATATTCTCCAGCGCCGCCTCGACGACGAGGTCGGCGTCCGCGAGGTCGGCCAGATCGGTCGTGCCTGTGATCCGATCGAGAACCGTCTCGGGCGATTCGTCGAGGGCGTCTTTCGCGTCGAGACGCGAGAGCGACGATTCCATCGCATCGAAGCCGTCGTCGACGAACGCCTGTTCGATGTCGCGCATCACCACGTCGTAACCGGCGGTCGCGGCCACCTGTGCGATGCCGTTGCCCATCGTTCCCGCGCCCACGACGCCTACCGTGTCGATGTCGGAGAGTCCGCGCATACACGCTCATCGCCAGTCGCCGACCGTAAGCGTAGCGGAGCGACCCCCATCCGAGGGAGCGACGTCACGCCGACCGACGTCGGCGTGTCAGACAAATTATCCACCACCGTCGTCCGCGCAGAAAGGTTAAAGTGTTCGGCTTCGAGGCTCCCCGTAGGTGAGTGCTCGTGGGGGATGAGGACGTCAGGGAGTTGAAATACGTGGGACCGGCGACCGGAGCGGTTCTCTCGGAGGCCGGTGTCGACGCCGAGGCCGTTCGACGCAAGGCGGTGTCCTACCGGATGCTCGTCGACGCTGGCGTCAACCCCGGCGTGGCCGCCCGCATCCGTCGAGAACACTCGCTGGCGTGGTCGTTCGAGTCCGAGGGGGAGGACCTCCGCCGTCGCTCGGCGCAGGTTCGCGGACTGGGCGACGCCGAACGAGCGTGGGTCGCCGCCTCGTCGGGGGACTGGCAGGCGGGGGAGCGACCGACCGACCCACCCAGGGGCGAGGGTGGTGATGAGTCCGGAGACGAGACTGACGACGGCGAACGGGCGTGGGTCGCCGCCAGCGGCGATACTGCGTCGTCGACGAAGACCGACGGGTCGGGCGACCCCGTCGCCGCCGAGTCGGCGTGGCGCGAGCGGTCGCGGCCGACGCCGGTCGGGTCGCTCGACGTCGTGTCTCCCGAGGAGGCGGCCGACCTCGCGGAGGCCGGCATCACCTCCGTTCGAGCGTTGGCGCTCGCGGACCCCGCAGAGGTGGCAGACGCACTCGACCGGGACGCCGACCGCGTCGCAGAACTCCGGGACGCGGCCGCCGCCCGCGCCGACTAGTCGAAGTCGCTACTCGCCGGCGAGTAAATATCAGTCTGCGTACACCATTCATTTTATGCCACCTGAGGTTGCCGTTTAGTGTATGCTCCCCGACGCGGACGCGGCAATCACCCGGGACGGAAAGGCACTCATTCTCGCGTACGACCACGGGATCGAACACGGGCCGGTCGACTTCGAACCGAACCCCGAGACCGCGGACCCCGAGCGAGTGTTCGAACTCGCCACCCACGACGCGGTCACTGCCCTCGCGGTCGGGAAAGGCGTCGCGGAGGCGTACTACCCGCAGTTCGAGGACGACGTGACGCTGTTGGCGAAACTCAACGGCACGTCGAACCTCTGGATGGGCGAACCCGACTCGGCGGTCAACTGGTCGGTCGAGTACGCCGCCGAGCTGGGCGCCGACGCCATCGGCTTCACGCTGTACGGCGGGTCGAACAATGAGGTGGAGATGGCCGAGGAGTTCCGCGAGGCACAGGAGGCCGCCCGCGCCCACGACATGGGCGTCGTGATGTGGTCGTACCCGCGCGGGCAGGGACTCAAGAACGACACAGCGCCAGACACCATCGCGTACGCGGCCCGTCTCGGCCTCGAACTCGGCGCAGACATCGCGAAGGTGAAGTACCCCGGATCGCCGGACGCGATGGCGGCGGCGACGCGGATGGCCGGCCCGACGAAGGTGGTGATGTCCGGCGGGTCGAAGGCGAACGACCTCCAACTGCTCGAGACGGTCGCCGACGCGATGGCCGCCGGCGCGAAGGGACTCGCGGTCGGTCGGAACGTCTTCCAGCGTGAGAACCCCGAGGAGATGCTCGACGCACTCGAGGCCGTCATCTTCGAGGACGCCACCGTCGAGGAGGCGTTGGAACTGACCTCTTCGACGCCCGTCGTGGACGACTGATGGAGAGACTCGACGCCGCGGAGTCGGTCCTCGACGCCGCCGCGGCCGCCGCGCCCGAAATCCGTGCTGGCCTCCCCGGGAGACGCCGCTATCTCGACGAGGAGAACCCCTCCGGCGAGGAGGTGCTCGCGGCCGACGTGTTCGCGGACGACCTGCTTGAAACCGCGCTCGGCGACCTCGACGCTGTCGGCACGTACGCCAGCGAGGAACGAGCCTCGGCGGTCGACACCGGCGACGGGCCGCTCTCGGTCGCGGTCGACCCCCTCGACGGGTCCTCGAACCTCGAGTCGAACAACCCGATGGGAACCGTCGTCGCCGTCTACGACGGGACGTTGCCGGCGGCCGGGCGCGACCTCGTCGCCGCCGGGTTCGTCCTCTACGGTCCGGTGACAACGATGGTTGCCGGCGTCGGCGCACCCGGCGAGGCCGACGTCTACGAGTACCTCGTCACCGCCGACGGCGACCGGGAAGAGATGGGCGTCATCGCGCTTCCTGACGACCCCACGGTGTACGGCTTCGGTGGCCGCGTCCCCGACTGGCCGGCCGACTTCGCCGCGTACGTCGACGAGGTCGAAGACGAACTGAAACTCCGCTACGGCGGCGCGATGATCGCGGACGTGAGTCAGGTGCTCAGTTACGGCGGCGTGTTCGCGTACCCCGCGCTGGAGTCGGCCCCGAACGGCAAACTCCGCCTCCAGTTCGAGGGCAATCCCGTCGCGTACCTTGTGGAGGGGGCGGGTGGGCGCTCTTCGGACGGAACCGGACCGATTCTCGATGTGACCGCGACCGACCTCCACCAGCGGGTTCCCGTCCACGTCGGGAACGCGTCGCTCATCGAGCGTCTCGAATCCGCTCTCCAGTAGACTGCTCGGTCGCGCGGTCGCCTTCTCTACCGGAACGGCTGCCAGTAGTCGATCCGGACCGATAGACACTCACTTGCTCGGACGCGACCACGGGCAATGAGAGACCGATACAAGGCGTTGATGCTGCGCAGCTTCAAAGACGCGATGGACGTCGTCGACGAGTACAACACCTGGGCTGGCGAGGCGTTCGACGACGGATCGCCGGTTCCGCCGCAGGCCGTCCCGCAGGTTGCGATGATGCTGTATCAGAGTCGCGTGATGGACGGGTGGGGCGGCGAGGGTGGCTTCGACGTGCCCGAGTTCGACGACAAGATGTTCGACTAGCACGGTCGGGCGAAGCGACGATGCGTGACAGCGACCAGAGCGAGCGAGACCGTGGACGCCGAGTCGGGGTCGCGTCCTCAGTCGTCGCCCGCAGCGACCACGTCGGATTCTGCGGTCCCGATCCGCCGGTCGAGGAAGTCGTCGAGTAGTTCGAGACTTCTGATTTTGTCGTCGATGTCGGAGGAACCGTGGCCCTCCTCACCCAGTTCCTCGTACTCGTAGTCGTCGCCCTCGTCGAATCCAGCGTCGTCGAGGGCGTCCCGGAAGATGCGCGCCTGCGAGACGGGGACCCGGCGGTCGTTGACGCCGTGGACGATGAGCAGCGGGGCGGCGAGGTTCCCGGCGTACGTGACCGGGGACCGTTCTTCGTACAGCGCCGCGTTGTCGTCGGGTTCACCGAGGTACTTGACCATCAACTCCGACCGGAAGTGTGGCATCGTGTTCTCGGCCATGTCGAACAGGTCGGAGACGCCGACCCACGAGATACCCGCGTCGTACAGGTCGGGGAACTGGACCAGTTGCCAGTACGCCGAGTAGCCGCCGTAGGAACCGCCGTACACGACGACGCGGTCGTCGTCGAGCCAGTCGTACTCCGCGAGGACGTGTTCGGCCGCGGCGGCCACGTCGCCCTGTTCGGCACCGCCCCAGTCGTCGTACAGTTCCTCGACGAACTCGCGGCCGCGGCCGGTCGACCCGCGGTAGTTCACCTGCAACACGGAGAAGCCGCGCGAGAGGAGGAACTGCGTGCGATAGCCGAAGGAGAGGCGGTCGTGGTGGCGCGGGCCGCCGTGGGGGTTGACGATGAGCGGCGACGGGCGCTCGCCCGAGTCGTAGAAGATGGCGCCGATCTCCATCTCCTCGTAGGGTGCGTGGTCGACCGCGCGCTGGGGCGTCTCGGGGACGCCGTCCGA harbors:
- a CDS encoding sensor histidine kinase, which translates into the protein MTPRVDVSLLVAAAALVSVWTAVVAWRNRGERGARYLSLLMVAAAVTAVAALAGFTADGIGEIQFWRQVRQVGYIGIAPAYLLFTAEYAGTNWFTTRRVRLGLAAIAVSLAAVVSTTHLHDLFYGPGAYVVVDGIPRGVFPYGPVYWAHVGYAYLLIAISTVLVVRRAVRTRRLFRRQAAAVVTFAVVPWASNVVAVAAPTSVPFDPTVVAVPFGGALLAMDVYRYRVLDAAPVARGAILDHLDDGVLVVDTDGRLVDYNATMRPYLRSGPAGDQFDEAVPAELVGLLDPDDDTGCVEETVDLSADGETRSFDVRQTALTDTAGDTAAHVLLFRDVTERRRREEDLRRRNDELDRFASVVSHDLRNPLNVAEGYLELAAEESEANDHLDRVADAHGRMADIIDDLLALAQTDDLDPEPVPLTEAAHDAWSHVATADATLAVDAAADLTVRADRGRLARLFENLFRNSVEHGGDAVTVTVEAGDDWFAVVDDGPGLSPEIVETAFESGTTSGDGTGLGLAIVQSVATAHGWTVEVDETAVGARFVVRDADLSQAVDPFGGDGGSTGEDATIRND
- a CDS encoding 3-hydroxyacyl-CoA dehydrogenase family protein encodes the protein MRGLSDIDTVGVVGAGTMGNGIAQVAATAGYDVVMRDIEQAFVDDGFDAMESSLSRLDAKDALDESPETVLDRITGTTDLADLADADLVVEAALENMEVKQDIFADLEAVTDDDVVLATNTSTLSITTIASATDREALVVGLHFMNPVPVMKGVEVVTGEKTDPAVTELAHAFAEELGKETWESDDKPGFVTNRVLMPWINEGIRAYDEGVASKEDMDKGMKLGTNVPMGPLELADHIGLDICLDASETLHEELGDRYKPAYLLKRKVAAGDLGKKTGKGFYEY
- a CDS encoding DUF7409 domain-containing protein, with amino-acid sequence MGPATGAVLSEAGVDAEAVRRKAVSYRMLVDAGVNPGVAARIRREHSLAWSFESEGEDLRRRSAQVRGLGDAERAWVAASSGDWQAGERPTDPPRGEGGDESGDETDDGERAWVAASGDTASSTKTDGSGDPVAAESAWRERSRPTPVGSLDVVSPEEAADLAEAGITSVRALALADPAEVADALDRDADRVAELRDAAAARAD
- a CDS encoding class I fructose-bisphosphate aldolase, with the translated sequence MLPDADAAITRDGKALILAYDHGIEHGPVDFEPNPETADPERVFELATHDAVTALAVGKGVAEAYYPQFEDDVTLLAKLNGTSNLWMGEPDSAVNWSVEYAAELGADAIGFTLYGGSNNEVEMAEEFREAQEAARAHDMGVVMWSYPRGQGLKNDTAPDTIAYAARLGLELGADIAKVKYPGSPDAMAAATRMAGPTKVVMSGGSKANDLQLLETVADAMAAGAKGLAVGRNVFQRENPEEMLDALEAVIFEDATVEEALELTSSTPVVDD
- a CDS encoding class 1 fructose-bisphosphatase; the protein is MERLDAAESVLDAAAAAAPEIRAGLPGRRRYLDEENPSGEEVLAADVFADDLLETALGDLDAVGTYASEERASAVDTGDGPLSVAVDPLDGSSNLESNNPMGTVVAVYDGTLPAAGRDLVAAGFVLYGPVTTMVAGVGAPGEADVYEYLVTADGDREEMGVIALPDDPTVYGFGGRVPDWPADFAAYVDEVEDELKLRYGGAMIADVSQVLSYGGVFAYPALESAPNGKLRLQFEGNPVAYLVEGAGGRSSDGTGPILDVTATDLHQRVPVHVGNASLIERLESALQ